The Paraphotobacterium marinum genome segment ATTTCAAACACAGATCCTGAATACTTTTATAGTCAATTTGTAAAAAAGAACACCATTAAAGTTAATTTAAGAAGGAAGTTTTATAAAAAATCTATGGGCCTTTTCGTTTTATATTTTGGGACTCAAAAAGTTTATGAGAATATCGAGCATCATACAATTATTTTAGGAAAACACTATAAGAAATTACTAGAACAAATCTTTAAACATAAAAAATTATCTGAAGAAATTTCAATTTATTTACACCGTCCAACAGCTACTGATAAAAGCATGGCACCTGAAGGTTGTGATAGTTTTTATGCCTTGGTTCCTGTTCCGAATCTCGATGCTAATTATAACTGGAAAAGAAAAGGTGTTGAACTTAAAGATCTTGTCATTAAACGCCTTTCAGAAACGATTATGCCTAATCTATCTGAACATATTAAAACCATCTTTTGGAAGACGCCTCAAGATTTTAAGGATGATTATTGTTCGCCATCTGGAACAGGATTTTCTATTGCCCCACTTTTTTATCAATCAGCTTGGTTTCGTTATCACAATAAAGGAGAAGGAATCGATAACTTATCATTCGTAGGGGCTGGAACTCACCCTGGAGCAGGTCTGCCTGGTGTTTTATCTTCCGCTAAAGTAATTGAGTCTCTTTTAATAAATAAGTATTTATAAAATATGAGTAAAACATCCTATAATTATTTTAGAAAAATTACAGCATTTCATGGTAAAACTTTTTATGCGGCTTCCTTATTGATGGGGAAAAATGATGCCAATAAGGCCTATACATTGTATAGTTTATGTCGTTTAATTGATGATATTGCGGATAATCCTAAAAATGATCAAAATGAAATATACCAACTTAAAAAATACCTATGGAGTTTAAAACAAGGATCATTCATTCATTACAAGGGTTTAGCTTTACCTGAAATAATTTTGGAAGATTTATTTAAAGGAATGCTTTTTGATCAAAAATGCAACCATTTTGAAACTGAAAATGATTTATTTAATTATTGTTATCAAGTTGCAGGAACCGTTGGTATACTTATTTGTAGTATATTTAATGTTAATCATAAACAGGCGTGGAAACATGCAGTTGACTTAGGGATTGGTCTTCAATTAACCAATATCAGTAGAGATATATATGAAGATGCTATTTTAAACAGAATTTATATTCCAAAAGATTGGGATAATTCTTTATCTACTGAGGTTATTAGAAAGTTTAATTCTAAAAGTAATCAAATATATCAAATTCAAAAAAAATTATTACTCATTGCGGATGAGTTTTACACGAGTGGTTATAATGGTCTTCGTTATTTACCTTCTAAAGTAAGATTTTCTTTTTTGTTTGCAGCTAAATGTTATCAACAAATTGGAAATGAAATTTTACAGAATCAAAATTTTAAAAAACGAGCATATGTTGGACGAACTAAAAAAACTACGTGCTTGTTGAAAACATTAATTTTTTATTTTAATAAGATTAAAAAAAACCATTCAACTCATTCTTCTCTTAACCTTTGTTCGAAAAAAATATTAAAATGAGCTGGTTAGATTATGGAAGTTTATAACCTTGTTATTATTGGCGGTGGCTGTTCTGGCTTAGCTCTTGCAAATGCATTATATGAGTTAAATTCCAAAAAAAAGTTTTAGTCTTAGAGAAAAGGATAGCGTATCAATTTGATAAAATTTGGAGCTATTGGGCACCAAAAAATAGTTATTGGGCTAATTTTGCTGATTATAAATGGAAATACTGTCAATTTAGTTTAAATGAAAAAGATATTGTTACGCATGATTATGAAAATAATTTAATCTATTGCTCTCTTTCTTCGTTAAATTATTATAAGTATTCACAAAGATGTTTTTCACATCCAAATTTTACGATCAAATTAAATCAAGATATAACTTCAATAGAACAAAAAAACCATTTATTTAAAATTAACTCGAAATCAGATTCTTTTTTGTCAAAAAAAGTGGTCGATTTAAGATCAAACCCATCATCATATAACCCGTTCTTTTATCAAATATTTTATGGAGTTGATGTTATTTTGAAAAATCCATTATCACAAAGTAATCAAGTTAGATTAATGACGAACTTATGTTCAATTAAAGATGGGGTAGCATTTGATTATATATTACCTTTTTCTGATAAACATATTTTAATTGAACCAACTATTTTTTCAAAAATTAAGGAATTTAATATAGCTTATTTTAAAAAACGAATAATAGATATTTGTAAGAAGGAGAATATAGTCATAAAAGAGATTTTGAGAGAAGAACAAGGTATATTGCCTATGGGACAATTTAAAAAAAAGGATAAATATTCTCATGAAATAGGTGGTGTGTTAAGAGCATCAAGTGGCTATGGTTTTATAAAAATACAGACGTGGGCCAAGGAGTTTGCGTATTTGTTTGAAAAAAGTAATGAATTAAAACAGATTAAATACTCGAAAACATCTAATTTTATGGATACTATGTTTCTTCATTACCTTAAGTCGATAAATAATAATAGAGATGTGGTTTTTTATAAATTGGCAAAAAACATGAATTACAAAATATTTTATAGACTCATGTCCGATCAGCTCTCATTATTAGATTGTTTCAAAGTCGGTTACAGCCTTATTAAAAGATAATATGATGGATAAATTAAAATGTTTATTGAGTTTAAAATATATAAGTTTTTCCTTTATATTATTCATTTTTATGATCTTTAAAGAATCATCTAACACGGGATTACTACTAATTTCATTAGGTTTATTGTTGTTGGTTGGTCTTCCTCATGGCATTTTAGATCCTCTTATATTTTTTAGAGGGAAAATTAAATCTAAAAGCAAATTGCTCATCTTCATAGGTATTTATATTTTAGCAATTTTAATTTTCTTTTCATTCTGGTTTATTAATCCCATTTTTACATTAATTTTCTTCTTAATGATATCTTTTCAGCACTTTGGAATGGATTGGCTGCATTATAATGGCAAGTATTATTGTTTCATCAACCAATTTATTTTAGGAGGCTCAATCTTTTTTTTACCTTGTGTGTTATATCCTAATGAAGTCAGTGATTTTATTGTATCTCTAATAAATGTTCATTTCATTTATTTAAAAGAACTTGGTTTCTTTTGGATTTGTTTGAGCCTTTATATTGGATATATAACGAATAAACATTATTTGTTAGATTTTTTTTTACTTTTCGCATCATTTTACTGTTTGGGTATTTTTTGGGGTTTTTTAGTTTATTTTTGTACTTTCCACAGTATAGGTCACTATAAAAAAAATATCTCACACTTATTAGTAATGTTAAAAAAATTTAGATTTTTGCTGTTTTTTTTAATATTAACAACATACTTACTGATGATTTTTTTAGTCATGAATTTAGATATAAAAGATTTCAATGTTCTAAATATCATGAAAATTTCAATTTTTATTTTATCAGCTTTTACCATGCCACATTTTATAGTTATTATGATTAGTGATAGAATAATAATTGATAACAAACAATAATTGATTACTTTTTTAAAAGTAACCCTATATAAATGATTAAATGCCTCATACTTCTTTTCTATTTTATAACAATTACAATTTGATCTTTTTTATAAAAAATATTAGTTATTGTATACTAAATTCTTAAACCTTAGTTCATGATAAAACAAGAGTTTTACAATAACCAAATGCCATTAAGTTGTTTGAATAGAAAGAGTATTACATTAATTTTTTTATAAAAATTGAGTGAAGCGCTTGAAATAAATAAATAAAACCCAATATATAAAATAGTGACAAGCTAAGTTAAAAAAAAGTTGACATGCATCACATTATTTGTTAGCTTGAAAGTATGTTGCTGCTCAGCAGGACATAAATAATTTAAAATATTGCTTCATAGAAGGATAATAAAATATGAGAAACTTTAATGTAAACCCTTACTTTCGTTCATCTGTAGGATTTGATAACTTTTTAAATTCAGCGTTGAACAGTCAAAAATCTAGCTCTTTACCTTATAACATTGTTAAAAAAAGTGACGATGACTATTCTATTTCACTCGCTTTAGCTGGTTGGAATGAAAGTGATTTAACAATCACAAAAGACAAAAACACACTAACGGTATCAGGTAAGTCTTCAAAAGAGCAAAAAGAAACCAATTATATGCATCGCGGTATATCAGAGCGTGACTTTTCACTTGATTTTTCATTAGCAGACTACGTTAATGTTATTTCTGCAGATATGAAAGACGGCTTGTTGAATATCGAGTTACATCGTGAATTACCAGAAGCAGAAAAGCCTATGCAAATTTCAATTAACAATCAGGCTATCGAGTCAAAATAAAACTCGATAAAGTCTACGCTCTGAAAAGGGCGTGCCCAAGAAATAACGCTGCAAAGCAGGTTATAAAATTTAAAATATTGCTTCATAGAAGGATAATAAAATATGAGAAACTTTAATGTAAACCCTTACTTTCGTTCATCTGTAGGATTTGATAACTTTTTAAATTCAGCGTTGAACAGTCAAAAATCTAGCTCTTTACCTTATAACATTGTTAAAAAAAGTGACGATGACTATTCTATTTCACTCGCTTTAGCTGGTTGGAATGAAAGTGATTTAACAATCACAAAAGACAAAAACACACTAACGGTATCAGGTAAGTCTTCAAAAGAGCAAAAAGAAACCAATTATATGCATCGCGGTATATCAGAGCGTGACTTTTCACTTGATTTTTCATTAGCAGACTACGTTAATGTTATTTCTGCAGATATGAAAGACGGCTTGTTGAATATCGAGTTACATCGTGAATTACCAGAAACAGAAAAGCCTATGCAAATTTCA includes the following:
- the crtI gene encoding phytoene desaturase family protein, encoding MFKVGFSQLAHRPFHSFFEMFKLIPTMIKLKSYRSVFSLVSSHMEHDKLRQAFSIQPLLVGGNPFNTTSIYSLIHFLEFKDGIHFARGGMGKLVSALIKLMKEEGIKIYTDTKLEKIIFEKNKISSIQTNKGVIKCDHLISNTDPEYFYSQFVKKNTIKVNLRRKFYKKSMGLFVLYFGTQKVYENIEHHTIILGKHYKKLLEQIFKHKKLSEEISIYLHRPTATDKSMAPEGCDSFYALVPVPNLDANYNWKRKGVELKDLVIKRLSETIMPNLSEHIKTIFWKTPQDFKDDYCSPSGTGFSIAPLFYQSAWFRYHNKGEGIDNLSFVGAGTHPGAGLPGVLSSAKVIESLLINKYL
- a CDS encoding phytoene/squalene synthase family protein, with amino-acid sequence MSKTSYNYFRKITAFHGKTFYAASLLMGKNDANKAYTLYSLCRLIDDIADNPKNDQNEIYQLKKYLWSLKQGSFIHYKGLALPEIILEDLFKGMLFDQKCNHFETENDLFNYCYQVAGTVGILICSIFNVNHKQAWKHAVDLGIGLQLTNISRDIYEDAILNRIYIPKDWDNSLSTEVIRKFNSKSNQIYQIQKKLLLIADEFYTSGYNGLRYLPSKVRFSFLFAAKCYQQIGNEILQNQNFKKRAYVGRTKKTTCLLKTLIFYFNKIKKNHSTHSSLNLCSKKILK
- a CDS encoding lycopene cyclase family protein, coding for MAYQFDKIWSYWAPKNSYWANFADYKWKYCQFSLNEKDIVTHDYENNLIYCSLSSLNYYKYSQRCFSHPNFTIKLNQDITSIEQKNHLFKINSKSDSFLSKKVVDLRSNPSSYNPFFYQIFYGVDVILKNPLSQSNQVRLMTNLCSIKDGVAFDYILPFSDKHILIEPTIFSKIKEFNIAYFKKRIIDICKKENIVIKEILREEQGILPMGQFKKKDKYSHEIGGVLRASSGYGFIKIQTWAKEFAYLFEKSNELKQIKYSKTSNFMDTMFLHYLKSINNNRDVVFYKLAKNMNYKIFYRLMSDQLSLLDCFKVGYSLIKR
- a CDS encoding Brp/Blh family beta-carotene 15,15'-dioxygenase, which gives rise to MDKLKCLLSLKYISFSFILFIFMIFKESSNTGLLLISLGLLLLVGLPHGILDPLIFFRGKIKSKSKLLIFIGIYILAILIFFSFWFINPIFTLIFFLMISFQHFGMDWLHYNGKYYCFINQFILGGSIFFLPCVLYPNEVSDFIVSLINVHFIYLKELGFFWICLSLYIGYITNKHYLLDFFLLFASFYCLGIFWGFLVYFCTFHSIGHYKKNISHLLVMLKKFRFLLFFLILTTYLLMIFLVMNLDIKDFNVLNIMKISIFILSAFTMPHFIVIMISDRIIIDNKQ
- a CDS encoding Hsp20 family protein, with the protein product MRNFNVNPYFRSSVGFDNFLNSALNSQKSSSLPYNIVKKSDDDYSISLALAGWNESDLTITKDKNTLTVSGKSSKEQKETNYMHRGISERDFSLDFSLADYVNVISADMKDGLLNIELHRELPEAEKPMQISINNQAIESK
- a CDS encoding Hsp20 family protein — encoded protein: MRNFNVNPYFRSSVGFDNFLNSALNSQKSSSLPYNIVKKSDDDYSISLALAGWNESDLTITKDKNTLTVSGKSSKEQKETNYMHRGISERDFSLDFSLADYVNVISADMKDGLLNIELHRELPETEKPMQISINNQALDSK